AAAATTGGACGAAACGGCGTCAGACGCGACCCCGATGCCGGAGTTCTGGACGATCGTTCGTTCGGATCTGCGGAGACGGTCCTCGAACGGTCGGGGTGCGAGGAAGATGTAGTCTCGCGCACCGCATCACGCTACGAGAGTGCTAGAGCGTGTTCCGAGAGATCGCTTTCGCTCCGAGAGTTGGTGGATCAGATGGTACGGGATGGGAACGGACGGCAAGCAGTTCCTCGAAATGCCGATCGACGGCATCTCTGAGGTGGGGTTAGATCACGTTAGTAGGGAGTTCTGCACCGTGTTCGACCAGTTCGTTATCGAACGAAACGAGGGTAGCATCGATGGCATCGGCGGCTGTGAGGATGAGGGCGTCCATCGGATAAAGAAGCGTCTCGGACTGGAGTTCGTTGGCTGCCATCATGTCTGATGCATCAGGGAACGTGACCGTGGTGCGGGAGATGATCCGAGCCTCGATTCGATCGATCCGGTCGCGTTCGAACTGCTTCTTTTTCGTCAGAACGCTCCGGGTCTCCATTAAACTCAGCACAGAGACGTACGTTTCGTCGGCTTCG
The Halomarina pelagica DNA segment above includes these coding regions:
- a CDS encoding type II toxin-antitoxin system VapC family toxin; protein product: MKLLLDTNILIAAVTRDTKRSDDAIEVLNEADETYVSVLSLMETRSVLTKKKQFERDRIDRIEARIISRTTVTFPDASDMMAANELQSETLLYPMDALILTAADAIDATLVSFDNELVEHGAELPTNVI